In Halanaerobium praevalens DSM 2228, the DNA window AGGATAGTCATGTTTAACCGTTTCATATGTATTTTTTAATAATATTTTGGCATTTATATTAATATCTTCCTCACAATATTCTTTAATTGCCTTTTTCATAGTTTTAATTTCTGTATTCTTTATTTTTGCGCCACCTTCTGTAGCATCAATATATTTTCTGTCAGGATGTTTAGCAAAGTAATTATTAAAGAAACTTATCATTGTCATAAATGTTTTACTCGTCAAAACTTTCTCCCCTGTATAACTATCCACTGCAATCAAATTTTCATTTGAAACTTTCTCATCCTCTTTATATGTTCCAGCAGCATGAGTTTTGCCATTAGCATATGCAAGATCTTGACCAGCTAAAATTATAGGATTTGCACCCATTTTATAAGCTAAATCAACCATGCTGTGTGCAACTGTTCCCCCTGTTTTAATAGGTGTATATTCACCATTAATTTTTTCTACCCAACCACTAAAATTTCTTTTCATAGTAAAAAAAGATAATTTATCATTCCAGCGTCTTGGCGCCTTATAATAAGTACCTAACTCTAAAAATAAAATTATATCATTTAAATCTTTTACTTTTTTGAAATCAGAAAATTTATCTAAATGACCATCCATTGCTACTACTATATCTGGTTTTATATCATTTTTTATTAATGCTTCTAAAGCAGAATCTACACATATTATTAAAGCTTTACCTTCAGCATTTTTAATATCATTGATATTTTTATCTAATGAAGGGCCAGCAGAAACACAAATTGCTGGTATATCTTTAAATTTTTCAAAAAAAGCATCAGCTTTAGGATTATTAAAAATAAAAAGAAGGTTAGCAATAATGTTATTCCTCCAATGTTTAGCTGATTTAATATTGGTAGCCAATTCGGTTTTCTTATAATTTATTCCTTCTTTAATTTCTTGATAAATATCTTTATATTCTTCACTAAATAATTTTACAGAAGGACTGTGTTCCAAAAAGTCCAAATCCTTTTCAAGATTCAACTCATAATAAGCTATAATAGCATCAAATAATTCTTGTTTATTATCTAAAACAAAGATTATATTATCACTTTTTAATAATTTTCTTAAATCTATATACTTTAAGGCAATATAAAAAATAGAAAAGTAAGGTTCAATGATAAAAATTTTATCATATTTATTTTCAGCTGCTA includes these proteins:
- a CDS encoding 6-hydroxymethylpterin diphosphokinase MptE-like protein, whose translation is MDNYNKNMRAIKSKKPNLYQCIKKYEEHNFLEINDEEDKEIIKKIIDQENDLTIYLEKAKNDGLTMRVKYKNNDIYFHSTYNPIRESERQIKEFKTQNKQQVFALGFGLGYHLNKLAAENKYDKIFIIEPYFSIFYIALKYIDLRKLLKSDNIIFVLDNKQELFDAIIAYYELNLEKDLDFLEHSPSVKLFSEEYKDIYQEIKEGINYKKTELATNIKSAKHWRNNIIANLLFIFNNPKADAFFEKFKDIPAICVSAGPSLDKNINDIKNAEGKALIICVDSALEALIKNDIKPDIVVAMDGHLDKFSDFKKVKDLNDIILFLELGTYYKAPRRWNDKLSFFTMKRNFSGWVEKINGEYTPIKTGGTVAHSMVDLAYKMGANPIILAGQDLAYANGKTHAAGTYKEDEKVSNENLIAVDSYTGEKVLTSKTFMTMISFFNNYFAKHPDRKYIDATEGGAKIKNTEIKTMKKAIKEYCEEDININAKILLKNTYETVKHDYPKNKLENSIKNLFQELNQAIVLSAKQLSLISDMEKKLKYTNELARGEIIKFQNKLKSLENQLKSLENVKYCIERILIVESMKYKEIKNKYYMNQTKKIKEEIKYYRSYRVQYIEELKKCINLIKNLHLKKDNQEEENNDNLFK